From a region of the Actinopolymorpha singaporensis genome:
- a CDS encoding response regulator transcription factor gives MGMSDLSHGVVRALRPAGVANEGIYSAPAVTTTHHNVPSHVPSHVPSHVTTTTDLRRRVTDDEIRLLALLADGLPVEAIARRLALSDRTVRRRSRALCDRLGARAPIQVVAWAARNGLI, from the coding sequence ATGGGCATGTCAGATCTCAGCCATGGCGTAGTGAGGGCTCTTCGACCGGCTGGTGTCGCCAATGAGGGCATCTATAGTGCGCCAGCTGTCACCACGACGCATCACAATGTTCCCAGTCATGTTCCGAGTCACGTTCCAAGTCACGTCACGACGACGACCGATCTACGGCGCCGTGTGACCGACGACGAGATCAGGCTCCTGGCACTGCTGGCCGACGGGCTTCCGGTGGAAGCCATCGCGCGTCGGCTAGCGCTTTCCGATCGGACGGTGCGCCGGCGTTCGCGGGCGCTCTGCGACCGACTCGGTGCCCGGGCGCCGATTCAGGTCGTCGCTTGGGCCGCGAGGAACGGGCTGATCTAG
- a CDS encoding winged helix-turn-helix domain-containing protein: MLTYCDLELDEHAHEVRRSGVTVRLSPTEFNLLRYLLINAEKVVSKTQILDRVWDYQAGGDSRIVESYISYLRRKIDKQDPPLIHTVRGVGYTLRRPRGAAVR; encoded by the coding sequence GTGTTGACCTACTGTGACCTGGAACTCGACGAGCACGCCCACGAGGTTCGCCGCAGCGGCGTCACCGTCAGGCTCTCCCCCACCGAGTTCAACCTGCTCCGTTACCTCCTGATCAACGCGGAGAAGGTCGTGAGCAAGACCCAGATCCTGGACCGGGTGTGGGACTACCAGGCGGGCGGCGACAGCCGCATCGTCGAGTCCTACATCAGCTACCTGCGCCGCAAGATCGACAAGCAGGACCCGCCTCTCATCCACACCGTGCGCGGCGTGGGGTACACGCTGCGCAGGCCCCGGGGCGCGGCCGTGCGCTGA
- a CDS encoding family 78 glycoside hydrolase catalytic domain — translation MDETAGPLRPHNLRTETAKSPLGLDEPTPLLAWELTGNGRSRAQRAYRIRLFPAAAGAEPLADGADAHPAVVWDSGEVTSDQSAGVTYAGPVLAARERYAWAVRVTDEAGRDSGWSEPAEFEMGLPAEADWQADGVQTRWIGAPGEDDLADAVSLDYAGRPHRIQRVWLPGALSSAARTAYFRTRFEVPAGFDAERVRLLADADEARVRVYCNGREVAADGSPIEANTIRSGTNVLAVAVEGNTEGRAGAGSDTSLVGLPGLVVRLDAESGGNHVVVTSDDSWRCSQTAGDGWETDGQDDSRWQLAQAFGLHGVAPHGRSPLSYRPSPCLRKEFRTDAPVRRARLYATALGLYEARLNGERVGDHRFAPGWTDYARRVPYQTYDVTDLVRSGDNVLAGVLADGWYAGNVCWFGPFQYGRHRLFRARLEVEHTDGTRTVVATDESWRAGEGATRYADLQNGEVVDARLEPTGWDLPGFDDSAWQHAVAGSPTHGPLEAEVAPPIRVKEILPAVTVTSPRSGVHLVDFGQNLVGWVRLRVRGQAGTRLLLRHAEVLDHRGELYVEALRDARATDEYVLRGDPDGEVFEPRFTVHGFRYAEIVGLQGDLDPADVQAKVVFADMEQIGTFECSDPRLNQLQHNIVWGQRGNFLSVPTDCPQRDERLGWTGDAQVFASTAAYNYDVRSFLRKWLRDLRDGQQPDGGVPHVAPDVLSPQSFQMGGDGRAAAGAAGWGDAIEIVPWELLRAYGDRRVVAENLAAVGSWLDYLESHSTDLVRPAEGFADWLAPTPTPADLVATAFFAYAARVAAKLAAELDRSDDAARWEKLYEQVRAAFRARYVRGGGRVESGTQTSYVLALHFGLLEPAEEPLAARHLVEEIASRNWHLATGFLGTPYLLPVLSRFGFEDVAFRLLTQDTFPSWLYPVVHGDATTMWERWDSWSDSRGFQDPGMTSFNHYAYGAVGEWIYQTLGGIAPGEPGYRKVVVRPRAGGDVSWARASLRTPYGKVSTRWRQTPEGAFTLEVTLPPNVTGEVWLPTADASGVTEGGEPLAAADGLAAEPSTDGRETLVRVGSGSYTFQVPAMT, via the coding sequence GTGGACGAAACCGCCGGGCCCCTTCGGCCGCACAATCTTCGGACAGAGACCGCGAAATCCCCCCTCGGCCTGGACGAACCCACGCCGCTTCTGGCCTGGGAACTGACCGGAAACGGCCGGAGCAGAGCTCAGCGCGCTTACCGAATCCGGCTTTTCCCTGCCGCGGCCGGAGCCGAACCCCTCGCGGACGGTGCCGACGCACACCCGGCCGTGGTGTGGGACTCCGGCGAGGTGACGTCCGACCAGTCGGCCGGGGTGACGTACGCCGGTCCGGTACTGGCCGCCCGTGAGCGCTACGCCTGGGCGGTGCGGGTGACCGACGAGGCCGGCCGTGACTCGGGGTGGAGCGAGCCGGCGGAGTTCGAGATGGGCCTGCCGGCCGAGGCCGACTGGCAGGCTGACGGGGTCCAGACGCGGTGGATCGGCGCGCCCGGTGAGGACGACCTCGCCGACGCGGTGTCGCTGGACTACGCCGGCCGGCCGCACAGGATCCAGCGCGTGTGGCTGCCCGGCGCCCTTTCGTCGGCCGCGCGCACCGCCTACTTCAGGACGCGGTTCGAGGTCCCGGCGGGTTTCGACGCCGAGCGGGTACGCCTGCTGGCCGACGCGGACGAGGCGCGGGTCCGGGTCTACTGCAACGGACGCGAGGTGGCCGCGGACGGCAGCCCGATCGAGGCGAACACGATCCGTTCGGGCACGAACGTTCTCGCCGTCGCCGTCGAGGGCAACACCGAGGGGCGCGCAGGCGCGGGCAGCGACACGAGCCTCGTCGGCCTGCCGGGTCTGGTGGTGCGGCTCGACGCCGAGTCGGGCGGCAACCATGTCGTGGTGACCAGCGACGACAGTTGGCGGTGCTCGCAGACCGCAGGCGATGGCTGGGAGACGGACGGCCAGGACGACTCGAGGTGGCAACTGGCCCAGGCGTTCGGCCTGCACGGCGTCGCGCCGCACGGTCGTTCACCGCTCAGCTACCGCCCAAGTCCCTGTCTGCGCAAGGAGTTCCGGACCGACGCGCCGGTTCGCCGCGCCCGCCTCTACGCCACCGCGCTCGGGTTGTACGAGGCGCGGCTGAACGGCGAGCGGGTGGGGGACCACCGGTTCGCGCCGGGCTGGACCGACTACGCCCGGCGCGTGCCGTACCAGACCTACGACGTGACCGACCTGGTGCGGTCCGGCGACAACGTCCTCGCGGGCGTGCTCGCCGACGGGTGGTACGCCGGCAACGTCTGCTGGTTCGGTCCGTTCCAGTACGGCCGGCACCGATTGTTCCGCGCACGGTTGGAGGTCGAGCACACCGACGGCACCCGCACCGTCGTGGCCACCGACGAGTCGTGGCGGGCGGGGGAGGGTGCGACGAGGTACGCCGACCTGCAGAACGGCGAGGTCGTCGACGCCCGGCTGGAGCCCACCGGGTGGGACCTGCCCGGCTTCGACGACTCCGCCTGGCAGCACGCGGTCGCCGGCTCGCCCACGCACGGTCCGCTGGAGGCCGAGGTCGCTCCGCCGATCCGTGTCAAGGAGATCCTGCCCGCGGTCACCGTCACCTCACCGCGGTCCGGCGTGCACCTGGTCGACTTCGGCCAGAACCTCGTCGGCTGGGTCCGGTTGCGCGTACGCGGACAGGCGGGCACGAGGCTGCTGCTGCGGCACGCGGAGGTACTCGACCATCGCGGCGAGCTCTACGTCGAGGCGCTGCGCGACGCCCGGGCCACCGACGAGTACGTCCTGCGCGGCGACCCCGACGGTGAGGTGTTCGAGCCCCGCTTCACCGTGCACGGGTTCCGGTACGCCGAGATCGTCGGCCTGCAAGGCGATCTCGACCCGGCCGACGTACAGGCGAAGGTCGTCTTCGCCGACATGGAGCAGATCGGCACGTTCGAGTGCTCCGACCCACGGCTCAACCAGCTGCAGCACAACATCGTCTGGGGTCAGCGCGGCAACTTCCTCAGCGTTCCGACCGACTGCCCGCAGCGCGACGAGCGGCTCGGCTGGACGGGCGACGCACAGGTGTTCGCGTCGACCGCGGCGTACAACTACGACGTCCGTTCGTTCCTGCGCAAGTGGCTGCGGGACCTGCGCGACGGCCAGCAGCCCGACGGCGGCGTTCCCCACGTCGCACCGGACGTGCTGTCGCCCCAGTCGTTCCAGATGGGCGGTGACGGACGCGCGGCCGCGGGTGCCGCCGGATGGGGCGACGCGATCGAGATCGTTCCGTGGGAGCTGCTGCGCGCGTACGGCGACCGCCGGGTGGTCGCGGAGAACCTCGCCGCGGTCGGTTCCTGGCTCGACTACCTCGAGTCGCACAGCACCGACCTGGTGCGCCCGGCCGAGGGGTTCGCCGACTGGCTGGCGCCGACGCCGACCCCGGCCGACCTGGTGGCCACCGCCTTCTTCGCCTACGCCGCCCGCGTCGCCGCGAAGCTGGCCGCCGAACTCGACCGGTCCGACGACGCGGCTCGCTGGGAGAAGCTGTACGAGCAGGTGCGGGCGGCGTTCCGGGCCCGCTACGTGCGCGGCGGTGGGCGCGTGGAGTCCGGAACCCAGACGTCGTACGTGCTCGCCCTGCACTTCGGGCTGCTCGAACCCGCGGAGGAGCCACTCGCCGCCCGGCACCTGGTGGAGGAGATCGCCTCCCGCAACTGGCACCTCGCCACCGGCTTCCTGGGCACGCCCTACCTCCTGCCGGTGCTGTCGAGGTTCGGCTTCGAGGACGTCGCGTTCCGGCTGCTCACCCAGGACACCTTCCCGTCCTGGCTCTACCCCGTCGTGCACGGCGACGCCACCACGATGTGGGAGCGCTGGGACTCCTGGAGCGACTCGCGCGGCTTCCAGGACCCGGGCATGACGTCGTTCAACCACTACGCCTACGGCGCGGTCGGTGAGTGGATCTACCAGACGCTCGGCGGGATCGCGCCGGGAGAGCCGGGCTACCGGAAGGTGGTGGTCCGCCCGCGCGCCGGAGGCGACGTCAGCTGGGCGCGGGCGTCACTGCGGACGCCGTACGGCAAGGTGTCGACGCGCTGGCGGCAGACACCGGAGGGAGCGTTCACCCTGGAGGTCACGCTGCCCCCGAACGTCACCGGCGAGGTCTGGCTGCCGACGGCGGACGCGTCCGGGGTGACCGAGGGCGGCGAGCCGCTCGCCGCGGCGGACGGCCTGGCGGCGGAGCCGAGCACCGACGGTAGGGAGACGCTGGTCCGGGTGGGTTCGGGCTCGTACACCTTCCAGGTGCCGGCCATGACCTGA
- a CDS encoding ThuA domain-containing protein — protein sequence MTTSPGPAGSRRALVVRGGWEGHVPVEATDRFVPFLRESGYTVEVSDTLDSYLDADLLASTDLIVQCWTMGQITPEQSKGLDTAVRAGTGLAGWHGGIADAFRADLEYNFMVGGQFICHPGGFVDYEVRVLPERADHPIVAGVDRFAVHTEQYYVHADPSIDVLASTTFAAHPDYPWIDGVTMPAVWTKPWGSGRVFVCTVGHKLDDLDTPEVRTIIERGLLWASR from the coding sequence GTGACAACATCGCCGGGTCCCGCCGGATCGCGCCGCGCGCTGGTCGTACGCGGAGGCTGGGAGGGCCACGTGCCCGTGGAGGCAACCGATCGCTTCGTCCCGTTCCTGCGGGAGAGCGGTTACACCGTGGAGGTCTCCGACACCCTGGACTCCTACCTCGACGCCGACCTCCTCGCCTCGACCGACCTGATCGTGCAGTGCTGGACGATGGGCCAGATCACCCCCGAGCAGAGCAAGGGCCTGGACACGGCCGTCCGGGCGGGCACCGGGCTCGCCGGCTGGCACGGCGGCATCGCCGACGCCTTCCGGGCCGACCTCGAGTACAACTTCATGGTCGGCGGGCAGTTCATCTGCCACCCGGGCGGCTTCGTCGACTACGAGGTCCGGGTGCTTCCTGAGCGGGCCGACCACCCGATCGTCGCGGGTGTCGACCGGTTTGCCGTCCACACCGAGCAGTACTACGTACACGCGGACCCGAGCATCGACGTGCTCGCGTCCACGACCTTCGCCGCTCACCCGGACTACCCCTGGATCGACGGCGTGACCATGCCGGCCGTGTGGACCAAGCCCTGGGGTTCGGGCCGGGTCTTCGTCTGTACGGTCGGCCACAAGCTTGACGACCTCGACACCCCCGAGGTTCGCACGATCATCGAGAGAGGACTGCTATGGGCGAGCCGCTGA
- a CDS encoding LacI family DNA-binding transcriptional regulator — protein sequence MAAIAESVGRTPHSAARRRGIRDVAELAGVSVGTVSNVLNKPALVAEETRHKVEEAIATLGFVRNGSARQLRAGTSRAVGAIVLDIANPFFTDVARGIEDRLAEDDHILILASSDESNERELRYLRLLEEQGVQGVLVSPAEEDLTWLDQARDRGTAVVLLDRSDGGTMCSVGVDDVRGGELAAAHLISLGHRRIAFVNGPTKIRQCADRRKGVRKALKAAGLTLSGSLVEVTVSALNADGGEQALTRVLDQADGVTAIVCVNDLTALGVLRGLRKRGLSVPDDVAVVGYDDVEFAAVLTTPLTSIRQPRYQIGRAAADLLLAEAGAHGQHEHEQVLFQPELVVRESSGPHQPR from the coding sequence ATGGCGGCGATTGCCGAAAGTGTGGGTCGTACGCCGCACAGCGCCGCGCGACGCCGGGGTATTCGGGACGTGGCCGAACTCGCCGGCGTGTCCGTCGGGACCGTTTCGAACGTGCTGAACAAACCCGCACTGGTGGCCGAGGAGACCCGGCACAAGGTGGAGGAGGCCATCGCGACGCTCGGCTTCGTCCGCAACGGTTCGGCCCGCCAGCTCCGCGCCGGCACCAGCCGTGCGGTCGGGGCGATCGTTCTCGACATCGCCAACCCGTTCTTCACCGACGTCGCCCGCGGCATCGAGGACCGCCTCGCCGAGGACGACCACATCCTCATCCTGGCCAGTTCCGACGAGAGCAACGAACGCGAACTCCGCTACCTCCGGCTGCTGGAGGAACAAGGCGTGCAGGGCGTCCTGGTCAGTCCCGCGGAGGAGGACCTCACCTGGCTGGACCAGGCCCGCGACCGCGGCACCGCCGTCGTACTGCTCGACCGCAGCGACGGCGGAACGATGTGCTCGGTCGGAGTGGACGACGTACGCGGCGGCGAGCTCGCCGCCGCTCACCTGATCTCGCTGGGACACCGCCGCATCGCGTTCGTCAACGGGCCAACGAAGATCCGGCAGTGCGCGGACCGGCGCAAGGGCGTGCGGAAGGCGTTGAAGGCGGCCGGTCTCACCCTGTCCGGTTCGCTGGTGGAGGTGACCGTCAGCGCGCTGAACGCCGACGGCGGCGAGCAGGCCCTCACCCGGGTGCTCGACCAGGCGGACGGCGTCACCGCCATCGTCTGCGTCAACGACCTCACCGCGCTCGGCGTGCTGCGGGGGCTGCGCAAACGTGGTCTCAGCGTGCCCGACGACGTCGCGGTGGTGGGGTACGACGACGTGGAGTTCGCGGCCGTGCTCACCACTCCGCTGACGTCCATCCGCCAGCCGCGCTACCAGATCGGCCGGGCAGCCGCCGACCTCCTCCTCGCCGAGGCCGGGGCCCACGGGCAGCACGAGCACGAACAGGTGTTGTTCCAGCCCGAGCTGGTCGTACGCGAGTCCAGCGGACCACACCAACCGCGTTGA
- a CDS encoding Gfo/Idh/MocA family protein: MGEPLKVGVVGTGTISRTYFEHLAKLPGTEVVAAADLDISRAKAAGEKYGVRAMTPDELYADEEVEAILNLTIPAAHASVTLAALGAGKHVYGEKPLAVTRQEARPLLDAAAQAGLRIGCAPDTVLGTGTQTARALLDRGEIGQPIAATAFFVSPGPEPWHPDPEFYYKPGGGPLLDMGPYYLSALINLLGPIARVTGRVGRARQERTVGSGPKEGTTFTVEVDTHVTGVLEHESGVLTSIVTSFDVWGAKLPRIEVYGSEGSLSVPDPNTFAGDVEVFKPGSHEWSVAQVAGGYADSGRGYGLADMARAIRDGGRHRASGELAYHVLDVMESLLESGTRGGAPVEVESTVERPAAVPEGATPDVA, translated from the coding sequence ATGGGCGAGCCGCTGAAGGTTGGCGTCGTCGGCACCGGCACGATCAGCAGGACGTACTTCGAGCACCTGGCCAAGCTGCCGGGGACCGAGGTCGTCGCCGCCGCCGATCTGGACATCTCGCGGGCCAAGGCCGCCGGCGAAAAGTACGGCGTCCGGGCGATGACTCCCGACGAGCTGTACGCCGACGAGGAGGTGGAGGCCATCCTCAACCTCACCATCCCGGCCGCACACGCCTCGGTGACCTTGGCCGCCCTCGGTGCGGGCAAGCACGTCTACGGCGAGAAGCCGCTGGCGGTGACCCGGCAGGAGGCGCGGCCGCTGCTCGACGCCGCCGCCCAGGCCGGCCTGCGGATCGGCTGCGCGCCCGACACCGTGCTCGGCACCGGTACACAGACCGCCCGGGCCCTGCTCGACCGCGGGGAGATCGGCCAGCCGATCGCGGCGACCGCGTTCTTCGTCAGCCCCGGCCCCGAGCCGTGGCACCCGGACCCGGAGTTCTACTACAAGCCGGGCGGCGGCCCGCTGCTGGACATGGGCCCCTACTACCTCAGCGCGCTGATCAACCTGCTCGGCCCGATCGCCCGGGTGACCGGGCGGGTCGGCCGGGCCCGGCAGGAGCGCACTGTCGGCAGTGGTCCCAAGGAGGGGACGACGTTCACCGTCGAGGTGGACACGCACGTGACCGGCGTCCTCGAGCACGAGTCCGGTGTCCTCACCTCGATCGTCACCAGTTTCGACGTGTGGGGTGCCAAGCTGCCCCGCATCGAGGTCTACGGCAGCGAGGGCTCGCTGTCGGTGCCCGACCCGAACACGTTCGCCGGTGACGTCGAGGTGTTCAAGCCCGGCAGCCACGAGTGGTCGGTGGCGCAGGTGGCCGGCGGGTACGCCGACTCCGGCCGCGGCTACGGCCTGGCCGACATGGCACGGGCGATCCGCGACGGCGGACGGCACCGGGCCAGCGGCGAGCTCGCCTACCACGTGCTCGACGTGATGGAGTCGCTGCTCGAGTCCGGCACCCGGGGCGGCGCCCCGGTCGAGGTGGAGAGCACGGTGGAGCGCCCGGCGGCCGTACCGGAAGGTGCGACCCCCGACGTGGCCTGA
- a CDS encoding nucleotidyltransferase domain-containing protein: protein MPWWQAEYDDKGALMRSWHSDALNRIAAAAAADRAVTQAWVYGSGASGELDEWSDLDIGLVVAGEDPHKIAAPDWLAFLGPLWTFQCSDRDGGALVRAVFRDGRRVDLSAVDDPDVLPADRRRIDLTVSEAGAAGHEGPGSDEAELPALVHQFRFTAALAVAKDARDDLLIGGHLALELPRLCLVLAMLLRDRAEDDVHHRFGGAGNDVWDHVLDLMPEQDSGRDSVLDLVDASAGLFDELAARVWPDYVPDWSGLTVLLDRARDRSALDVPVRVG, encoded by the coding sequence ATGCCCTGGTGGCAGGCAGAGTACGACGACAAGGGGGCGCTCATGCGCAGCTGGCATTCGGACGCGCTGAACCGCATCGCCGCGGCGGCCGCAGCCGACCGTGCGGTCACCCAGGCCTGGGTGTACGGCTCCGGGGCGAGTGGTGAGCTCGACGAGTGGAGCGACCTCGACATCGGACTGGTGGTCGCCGGTGAGGACCCGCACAAGATCGCGGCGCCGGACTGGCTCGCGTTCCTCGGCCCGCTCTGGACCTTCCAGTGCTCCGACCGGGATGGCGGCGCCCTGGTCCGGGCGGTGTTCCGCGACGGGCGGCGGGTCGACCTCAGTGCCGTCGACGACCCGGACGTGCTTCCGGCCGACCGGCGCCGGATCGACCTGACAGTGAGCGAGGCGGGTGCCGCGGGCCACGAGGGTCCTGGTTCGGACGAGGCGGAGCTACCTGCCCTGGTGCACCAGTTCCGGTTCACCGCCGCGCTCGCCGTGGCCAAGGACGCTCGCGACGACCTGCTGATCGGCGGCCACCTCGCGCTGGAACTGCCCCGGCTGTGCCTGGTCCTCGCCATGCTCCTGCGCGACCGCGCGGAAGACGACGTGCACCACCGGTTCGGCGGCGCCGGCAACGACGTCTGGGACCACGTCCTCGACCTGATGCCCGAGCAGGACTCCGGGCGGGACAGCGTGCTCGACCTGGTGGACGCCTCGGCAGGACTCTTCGACGAGCTCGCCGCGCGGGTCTGGCCCGACTACGTGCCCGACTGGTCGGGACTCACCGTGCTGCTGGACCGAGCCCGGGACCGCTCTGCGCTGGACGTGCCAGTCCGCGTCGGGTGA
- a CDS encoding methylenetetrahydrofolate reductase, translating to MPAPAFEVVCEVEPPARPDLAHVRRQIEVLGPVADAFLAPDNHLGRATISSVAVAHEIQRAGGRGLACLNARDRNLLGLRRDLLTAAAYGVERFVFVYGDKPTSGNRTGDLTVRAMLEEVRRFAEEPELRGGGFRAGVAAGPGPLPAWKRAADFVFTQVGFDVTGQVRWRETHGPDCPVYAGVLVLSSEAMARRLAASIPDLNVPEELIRRVGQDRRAGVEAACEQVERIRDSGAFDGVHLVTGVRFGPMAEELTRRGLARPAQSGPGLGPAAR from the coding sequence ATGCCCGCTCCCGCGTTCGAGGTCGTCTGCGAGGTCGAGCCGCCTGCGCGGCCGGACCTCGCCCACGTCCGCCGGCAGATCGAAGTGCTGGGTCCGGTCGCCGACGCCTTCCTGGCGCCGGACAACCATCTGGGCCGCGCCACGATCTCCAGCGTCGCCGTCGCGCACGAGATCCAGCGCGCCGGCGGCCGCGGGCTGGCCTGCCTGAACGCCCGGGACCGCAACCTGCTCGGCCTGCGCCGCGACCTCCTCACCGCGGCGGCGTACGGCGTCGAGCGGTTCGTGTTCGTCTACGGCGACAAGCCCACCTCCGGCAACCGGACCGGTGACCTGACGGTGCGCGCCATGCTGGAGGAGGTGAGGAGGTTCGCGGAGGAGCCGGAGCTACGGGGCGGCGGGTTCCGCGCGGGGGTCGCCGCCGGCCCGGGCCCCCTGCCGGCGTGGAAGCGGGCGGCGGACTTCGTGTTCACGCAGGTGGGGTTCGACGTGACCGGGCAGGTGCGCTGGCGGGAGACGCACGGCCCGGACTGCCCGGTGTACGCCGGGGTTCTCGTACTCTCCAGCGAGGCGATGGCCCGCCGGCTCGCGGCGAGCATCCCGGACCTGAACGTCCCCGAGGAGCTGATCCGCCGGGTCGGGCAGGACCGCCGGGCCGGTGTCGAGGCGGCGTGTGAACAGGTCGAGCGGATCCGGGACAGCGGCGCCTTCGACGGTGTTCACCTCGTCACCGGCGTGCGCTTCGGTCCGATGGCCGAGGAACTCACCCGACGCGGACTGGCACGTCCAGCGCAGAGCGGTCCCGGGCTCGGTCCAGCAGCACGGTGA
- a CDS encoding class I SAM-dependent methyltransferase, which yields MTSDWPGYLDDFHLRHAGVTEDLLRRCRAGDLTPYGWVLRPVAGRGRRVLDVACGSGAVAGELHLEQYHREGIADPMIVGIDRSRRELEVARERHHAQVLCADATRLPFTDGRFDAVVCSMGLMVVQPLAEALAEIARVLRPGGMLTATVAAAVPLRASDLRVLGPLTARLRRPPRFPGWAELGGLGDLLEGAGLHVVEDARERFVFCVRDAADAELLVTALYLPELSEERRAAAIGWLTERAHGRDAGVDVAIPIRRVLAMRR from the coding sequence GTGACGTCTGACTGGCCGGGCTATCTCGACGACTTCCACCTCCGCCACGCCGGTGTCACCGAGGATCTGCTGCGCCGTTGCCGCGCCGGCGACCTCACGCCGTACGGCTGGGTGCTACGGCCGGTGGCGGGTCGGGGACGCCGCGTTCTCGACGTCGCGTGCGGCAGTGGGGCGGTGGCCGGTGAGCTGCACCTGGAGCAGTACCACCGGGAGGGCATCGCCGATCCCATGATCGTCGGGATCGACCGGTCGCGGCGGGAGCTGGAGGTCGCCCGCGAGCGCCACCACGCCCAGGTGCTCTGTGCCGACGCCACCAGGCTGCCGTTCACCGACGGCAGGTTCGACGCGGTCGTGTGCTCGATGGGGCTGATGGTGGTGCAGCCGCTGGCGGAGGCCCTGGCCGAGATCGCGCGGGTGTTGCGCCCGGGTGGGATGCTGACGGCGACAGTTGCCGCCGCGGTGCCGCTGCGGGCGAGCGACCTTCGCGTCCTCGGGCCGCTGACAGCCAGGTTGCGCAGGCCGCCGCGGTTTCCCGGGTGGGCCGAGCTCGGCGGGCTGGGTGACCTTCTGGAAGGCGCCGGCCTGCACGTTGTCGAGGATGCCCGCGAACGCTTCGTGTTCTGCGTACGCGACGCGGCCGACGCCGAGTTGCTGGTCACCGCCCTGTATCTGCCGGAGCTGTCGGAGGAGCGACGAGCGGCGGCGATCGGCTGGCTCACCGAACGCGCGCACGGTCGTGACGCCGGAGTGGACGTCGCCATCCCGATCCGCCGGGTGCTGGCGATGCGCCGCTGA
- a CDS encoding metal-dependent transcriptional regulator — protein MSHSDLIDTTEMYLRTVYELEEEGIVPLRARIAERLHQSGPTVSQTVARMERDGLLTVQGDRHLELSPKGRTLATRVMRKHRLAERLLVDVIGLDWELVHVEACRWEHVISDDVERRLVTILGEPTVSPYGNPIPGLSELGYSGAVEDFLAEVESLEQVVATAGTGEETKVVVRRISEPLQTTPELMEVLRRAGALPGQTVTVTAGPDSVLVRGGDGDEVGGDGSARIAGATAEIAHQHAGHIFVRRL, from the coding sequence GTGAGCCACAGCGATCTGATCGACACCACGGAGATGTATCTCCGCACCGTGTACGAGCTGGAGGAGGAGGGGATCGTCCCCCTCCGTGCCCGGATCGCCGAACGCCTGCACCAGTCCGGCCCCACGGTCAGCCAGACGGTTGCCCGGATGGAGCGGGACGGACTGCTCACCGTCCAGGGCGACCGGCACCTGGAGCTGTCGCCGAAGGGCCGGACACTGGCCACGCGGGTGATGCGCAAGCACCGGCTCGCCGAGCGCCTGCTGGTCGACGTGATCGGCCTGGACTGGGAGCTGGTGCACGTCGAGGCCTGCCGCTGGGAGCACGTGATCTCCGACGACGTGGAACGCCGCCTGGTGACGATCCTCGGTGAGCCGACGGTCTCGCCCTACGGCAACCCCATCCCCGGCCTTTCCGAGCTCGGCTACTCCGGCGCGGTGGAGGACTTCCTGGCCGAGGTGGAGTCGCTGGAGCAGGTGGTCGCCACGGCCGGGACCGGCGAGGAGACCAAGGTGGTCGTACGCCGGATCAGCGAGCCGCTGCAGACCACGCCGGAGTTGATGGAGGTGCTGCGCAGGGCGGGTGCGCTTCCGGGGCAGACGGTGACGGTGACGGCCGGACCGGACAGTGTCCTGGTCCGGGGCGGTGACGGCGACGAGGTGGGCGGCGACGGGTCGGCCCGGATCGCCGGCGCGACCGCCGAGATCGCCCACCAGCACGCCGGCCACATCTTCGTCCGGCGTCTGTAG